A stretch of Lathyrus oleraceus cultivar Zhongwan6 chromosome 6, CAAS_Psat_ZW6_1.0, whole genome shotgun sequence DNA encodes these proteins:
- the LOC127090987 gene encoding peroxynitrite isomerase Rv2717c, which translates to MDTNIDSPAPESSLPVYHPSVAPLSYLLGTWRGQGEGGYPTINSFSYGEELHFYHPPNKPVIGYTQKTWKLSSGEPMHSESGYWRPKPDGTIEVVIAQSNGLVEVQKGTYNIEEKVIQLQSELVGNASKVTGIQRCFRLVEGNLCYEVEMATNTVTLQPHLKATLKKL; encoded by the exons atggaCACAAACATTGACTCTCCGGCACCGGAATCTTCGTTGCCGGTATATCACCCATCAGTGGCACCACTCTCTTATCTTCTTGGAACATGGAGAGGACAAGGAGAAGGAGGCTATCCCACCATCAATTCCTTCTCCTATGGTGAAGAACTCCATTTCTATCATCCACCTAACAAG CCTGTGATAGGGTACACTCAGAAGACATGGAAACTCAGTTCTGGAGAGCCTATGCATTCTGAGAGTGGATACTGGCGTCCTAAACCTGATGGAACCATTGAAGTTGTCATTGCTCAAAGCAATGGTCTTGTTGAAGTTCAG AAAGGGACATATAACATTGAAGAGAAAGTGATACAGCTTCAGAGTGAACTTGTGGGAAATGCTTCCAAG GTTACAGGGATCCAAAGGTGTTTTCGACTCGTTGAAGGGAATCTTTGTTATGAGGTTGAGATGGCTACCAATACAGTTACCCTTCAGCCACACTTGAAAGCAACATTGAAGAAACTCTAA